Proteins from one Planctomyces sp. SH-PL62 genomic window:
- a CDS encoding type 1 glutamine amidotransferase domain-containing protein: MSNLSGKSAAVLVEKFYEDLELWYPVYRLREAGCDVKIVGPRAGETYASKHGYPAKSDVAAADVKAEDFDLVVIPGGYSPDHMRRTPAMVELVARAASLGKVVAAICHGPWMLCSARCIKGRNITGFFAIRDDVENAGGVWQDGACVRDGNLVTSRTPEDLPAFMQGIFATLSDRP, translated from the coding sequence ATGAGCAATCTGAGCGGCAAATCGGCCGCGGTCCTGGTCGAGAAGTTCTACGAGGACCTGGAACTCTGGTACCCCGTCTATCGGCTCCGCGAGGCCGGCTGCGACGTCAAGATCGTCGGCCCCAGGGCCGGCGAGACCTACGCCTCGAAGCATGGCTACCCCGCCAAGTCCGACGTGGCCGCCGCCGACGTCAAGGCGGAAGACTTCGACCTGGTGGTGATCCCCGGCGGCTACTCGCCCGACCACATGCGGCGCACCCCGGCGATGGTCGAGCTGGTCGCCCGCGCCGCCAGCCTCGGCAAGGTCGTCGCGGCCATCTGCCACGGCCCCTGGATGCTCTGCTCGGCCCGTTGCATCAAGGGTCGCAACATCACCGGCTTCTTCGCCATCCGCGACGACGTCGAGAACGCCGGCGGCGTCTGGCAGGACGGCGCCTGCGTCCGCGACGGCAACCTCGTCACCAGCCGCACGCCCGAAGACCTCCCCGCCTTCATGCAGGGCATCTTCGCCACCCTCTCGGATCGCCCCTGA
- a CDS encoding ABC transporter ATP-binding protein: MIELRGVSKSFGAKRAVDHLDLTVRPGELFAFLGPNGAGKTTTIKMICGLLAPSGGTVTVGGFPASSAEARRQLGYVPDQPYLYDKLTGREFLRFVVEMYGVDREAGTARIDEMIDTFEMADFIDELCENYSQGMKQRVVFASALVHEPRVLVVDEPLVGLDPRSARIVKNMFVAQARAGAAVLMSIHLLAIAEELADTIGIVDHGRMLAVGSLDELRKQAQHDGSLEDLFLKLTGDGVHRAISPVARARLETPK; the protein is encoded by the coding sequence ATGATCGAGCTTCGCGGCGTGAGCAAGTCGTTCGGCGCGAAGCGCGCCGTCGACCACCTGGACCTGACCGTCCGGCCGGGGGAGCTGTTCGCGTTCCTCGGCCCCAACGGGGCCGGCAAGACCACCACGATCAAGATGATCTGCGGCCTCCTCGCCCCCAGCGGCGGCACGGTGACGGTCGGCGGCTTTCCCGCGTCGTCGGCGGAGGCCCGCCGGCAGCTCGGCTACGTCCCGGACCAGCCCTACCTTTACGACAAGCTGACCGGCCGCGAGTTCCTCCGGTTCGTGGTCGAGATGTACGGCGTCGACCGGGAGGCCGGCACGGCCCGGATCGACGAGATGATCGACACTTTCGAGATGGCCGACTTCATCGACGAGCTTTGCGAGAACTACTCGCAGGGGATGAAGCAGCGGGTGGTCTTCGCCTCGGCCCTGGTGCACGAGCCCCGAGTCCTGGTGGTCGACGAGCCCCTGGTCGGGCTCGACCCCCGCAGCGCCCGGATCGTCAAGAACATGTTCGTGGCGCAGGCGAGGGCCGGAGCGGCCGTGCTGATGTCGATCCACCTCCTGGCGATCGCCGAGGAGCTGGCCGACACCATCGGCATCGTCGACCACGGCCGGATGCTCGCGGTCGGCTCGCTCGACGAGCTTCGCAAGCAGGCCCAACATGACGGCAGCCTGGAGGACCTGTTCCTCAAGCTGACCGGCGACGGCGTCCACCGGGCGATCAGCCCCGTCGCCCGGGCCCGCCTGGAGACGCCGAAATGA
- a CDS encoding DUF72 domain-containing protein — protein sequence MGRPPRLDARIGCAGWSIPKEHAGSFPEEGSHLERYARRFPAVEINSSFYRPHRPSTYARWAAETPAGFSFSIKVPREITHDRRLVGAGEPLDRFLDETAQLGAKRGPLLVQLPPSLAFDRGVAAAFLEALRRRYDGGVAWEPRHRSWFEPEADRLLADHEAARVAADPAVVPRAAEPGGWRGLIYHRLHGSPVMYHSAYPDSDRDALADRLAAEAGDGPVWCIFDNTAEGAATSDALAVLDRLQAPPR from the coding sequence ATGGGTCGCCCCCCCCGCCTCGACGCGCGCATCGGGTGCGCCGGCTGGTCCATCCCCAAGGAGCACGCCGGGAGCTTCCCCGAGGAGGGGAGCCATCTGGAGCGCTACGCGCGGAGGTTCCCGGCCGTCGAGATCAACTCGTCGTTCTACCGCCCCCATCGGCCGTCCACGTACGCCCGATGGGCGGCGGAGACGCCGGCCGGCTTCTCGTTCTCGATCAAGGTCCCCCGGGAGATCACCCATGATCGCCGCCTCGTCGGCGCGGGCGAGCCGCTCGACCGCTTCCTCGACGAGACCGCCCAGCTGGGGGCGAAGCGAGGCCCGCTCCTGGTGCAACTCCCCCCGAGCCTGGCCTTCGACCGCGGGGTCGCCGCCGCGTTTCTGGAGGCGCTGAGGCGGCGGTACGACGGGGGCGTCGCCTGGGAGCCCCGACACCGAAGCTGGTTCGAGCCCGAAGCGGACCGGCTGCTCGCCGATCACGAGGCCGCCCGCGTCGCGGCCGATCCCGCCGTCGTCCCCCGGGCGGCGGAGCCCGGCGGCTGGCGAGGCTTGATCTACCACCGCCTGCACGGGTCGCCGGTGATGTACCATTCGGCGTATCCCGACTCCGATCGCGACGCCCTGGCGGATCGGCTCGCCGCCGAGGCCGGCGACGGGCCCGTCTGGTGCATCTTCGACAACACGGCCGAAGGCGCGGCGACGAGCGACGCCCTGGCCGTGCTGGATCGGCTTCAGGCCCCGCCGCGATGA
- a CDS encoding RNA recognition motif domain-containing protein: MSRKLYVGNLTYNITSTDLEELFTPYGTVQSAQVVVDRDTNRSKGFGFVEMGSDAEAQAAIQALNGHNYDGRNLTVNEAKPREPRTGGGGGYGGGGGGGYGGGGGGYGGGGGGRRY; the protein is encoded by the coding sequence TTGTCCAGAAAGCTTTACGTTGGGAATCTGACCTACAACATCACCTCCACCGATCTGGAGGAGCTGTTCACGCCCTACGGGACCGTGCAGAGCGCCCAGGTGGTCGTCGATCGGGACACTAACCGCTCGAAGGGCTTCGGCTTCGTCGAGATGGGCTCGGACGCCGAAGCCCAGGCGGCCATCCAGGCCCTGAACGGTCACAACTACGACGGCCGCAACCTGACCGTCAACGAAGCCAAGCCCCGTGAGCCCCGCACCGGCGGCGGCGGCGGCTACGGTGGTGGTGGCGGCGGCGGCTACGGCGGTGGCGGCGGCGGCTACGGTGGCGGTGGCGGCGGTCGCCGCTATTGA
- a CDS encoding YaiI/YqxD family protein → MPIYVDADACPVKDEIYRVARRHEAKVFVVSNSLLFTPRDALIELVVVRGGFDAADDWIADRVGVGDVAITSDIPLAERCLKADARVLNPKGYAFTEDAIGEALATRALHDMLRQSGEFGGGPSAFSKVDRSRFLSKLDETLHAIRRGKR, encoded by the coding sequence ATGCCAATCTACGTCGATGCCGACGCCTGCCCGGTCAAGGATGAGATCTACCGGGTCGCCCGACGCCACGAGGCCAAGGTCTTCGTGGTCTCGAACTCGCTGCTGTTCACGCCCAGGGACGCGCTGATCGAGCTGGTCGTGGTCCGGGGCGGATTCGACGCGGCCGACGACTGGATCGCCGATCGCGTCGGCGTTGGGGACGTCGCGATCACCTCGGACATCCCCCTGGCGGAGCGCTGCCTGAAGGCCGACGCGCGAGTGCTGAACCCGAAGGGATACGCCTTCACCGAGGACGCCATCGGCGAGGCGCTCGCCACCCGCGCCCTGCACGATATGCTGAGGCAGTCGGGCGAGTTCGGCGGCGGGCCGTCGGCCTTCTCCAAGGTCGATCGGTCCCGCTTCCTCTCCAAGCTGGACGAGACGCTCCACGCGATCCGAAGGGGAAAGCGCTAG
- a CDS encoding aldo/keto reductase, which translates to MERRGFLKGTSAAGLLALLDPAYVRAREAFQAGSPPSQLVPKRPYGRAKDSISMIGFGGIIVMDVTPEQASRYVGEAVDRGVNYFDVAPSYGNAQERLGPALKPHRDGCFLACKTTEREAAGARGELEESLRVLQTDRLDLYQLHALTSLEDVDRAFAPGGAMEVFLKARERGQVRYLGFSAHSEEAAHAAMDRHDFDSILFPLGFPTWIKEGFGPSVHKRAQEGGKAILALKAMAHRKWTVQPEDRKWNKTWYEPFDQLDQVSLGLRFTNDLPVHAMIPPGHWDLFKMAVELAQAGALTPLNDAEREIVAAIAQDGEPIFEKKA; encoded by the coding sequence ATGGAACGTCGAGGCTTTCTCAAGGGCACGTCCGCCGCCGGTCTTCTGGCCCTGCTCGATCCCGCGTACGTGCGGGCCAGGGAGGCCTTCCAGGCCGGCTCGCCGCCTTCCCAGCTCGTGCCGAAGCGGCCTTACGGCAGGGCGAAGGACTCGATCTCGATGATCGGCTTCGGCGGCATCATCGTCATGGACGTGACGCCCGAGCAGGCCTCGCGATACGTCGGCGAGGCCGTGGATCGAGGCGTCAACTACTTCGACGTGGCCCCTTCCTACGGCAACGCCCAGGAGCGGCTCGGACCGGCCCTCAAGCCCCATCGCGACGGCTGCTTCCTCGCCTGCAAGACGACCGAGCGGGAGGCGGCCGGGGCTCGCGGGGAGTTGGAGGAGTCGTTGCGGGTCCTGCAGACCGATCGGCTCGACCTCTATCAGCTCCATGCGCTGACGAGCCTGGAGGACGTCGACCGGGCCTTCGCGCCGGGAGGGGCGATGGAGGTTTTCCTGAAGGCCAGGGAGCGCGGCCAAGTCCGCTACCTCGGCTTCTCGGCCCACAGCGAGGAGGCGGCCCATGCGGCGATGGATCGCCATGATTTCGACTCGATCCTGTTTCCCCTGGGCTTCCCGACCTGGATCAAGGAGGGGTTCGGTCCCTCGGTCCACAAGCGCGCCCAGGAAGGTGGGAAGGCGATCCTGGCCCTCAAGGCGATGGCCCACCGGAAATGGACGGTCCAGCCGGAGGATCGCAAGTGGAACAAGACCTGGTACGAGCCTTTCGATCAGCTCGATCAGGTGTCGCTGGGGCTGCGGTTCACCAACGATCTGCCGGTCCACGCCATGATCCCGCCGGGACACTGGGACCTCTTCAAGATGGCGGTCGAGCTGGCCCAGGCGGGGGCGCTGACGCCCCTCAACGACGCCGAGCGCGAGATCGTCGCCGCGATCGCCCAGGACGGCGAGCCGATCTTCGAGAAGAAGGCCTGA
- a CDS encoding TraR/DksA family transcriptional regulator produces MAASLKPEEIESFRRLLVDLDDRLRGNVDRMTDEALRRNQNEASTNLSNVPLHMADVGTENYDQEFTLGLIENEQETLKLIGEALGRVRDGHYGRCLECEQPVARARLEALPYTRYCIECARKLENPE; encoded by the coding sequence ATGGCCGCCAGCCTCAAGCCGGAAGAGATCGAATCGTTTCGTCGCCTGCTGGTGGACCTGGACGACCGGCTTCGCGGCAACGTCGACCGCATGACCGACGAGGCCCTGCGGCGGAATCAGAACGAGGCGAGCACGAACCTCTCGAACGTCCCTCTGCACATGGCCGACGTGGGGACCGAGAACTACGACCAGGAGTTCACCCTCGGGCTGATCGAGAACGAGCAGGAGACGCTCAAGCTCATCGGCGAGGCCCTGGGTCGGGTCCGGGACGGCCACTACGGACGCTGCCTCGAGTGCGAGCAGCCCGTCGCCAGGGCCCGGCTGGAGGCCCTCCCTTACACCCGCTA
- a CDS encoding putative ABC transporter permease subunit, whose amino-acid sequence MSLALPESPAAAIDAPRPSADRTARALRWLRWRLLRNATGVLVADARLRMSMIVFCSAVFWAGLFLLFLGSFQFIASFIDLANTLIEYLFSMFFLSLLAMLLFSTGIIVYAALFHSREAAYLLTTPASTDRIFAHKFAEAVGFSSWGFFLLGSPLLVAYGLTIKPAGGDAGAPWAYYPLFLIFLLAFVMIPASLGAIVAILVANVFPRRERTILALATLGAAAGLFYVGYRLWTTPGEALSGDWLGGVLNRLAFCQHPLWPSRWMSAGLLASAKGDWPGAAYYLMILSSHAGLGYLTAAVLARDLYRRGYSRVQGGRSKRKRVGFQFMDAAFHRLFFYLPHPIRLLILKDLRTFLRDPTQWSQFVIFFGLLAFYFLNIPRLGYGAQSPYWRNLVSFLNLSVTALILSTFTSRFIFPLLSLEGRNFWVLGLLPLRRDQILWGKFAFSAGISLISTEFLVILSDLMLQMNPWMILLHVGMIAVLCLGLSGISVGLGARLPNLRESDPSKIAAGFGGTFNLLVSLVFIFTIVTALAVPCHLYFVGQDNPESARYILSRGGLRFWLTTAVVASLIVGAAATIIPLRIGIKAFNRMDF is encoded by the coding sequence ATGAGCCTCGCCCTGCCGGAATCGCCGGCCGCCGCAATCGACGCCCCCCGCCCCTCGGCCGATCGCACGGCCCGCGCCCTGCGCTGGCTGCGATGGCGGCTGTTGCGCAACGCGACGGGAGTCCTGGTCGCGGACGCCCGCCTGCGGATGTCGATGATCGTGTTCTGCAGCGCGGTCTTCTGGGCGGGGCTGTTCCTGCTCTTCCTCGGGAGCTTCCAGTTCATCGCGTCGTTCATCGACCTGGCGAACACGCTCATCGAATACCTGTTCAGCATGTTCTTCCTGTCGCTCCTGGCGATGCTCCTGTTCTCGACCGGAATCATCGTCTACGCGGCGCTTTTCCACTCGCGCGAGGCGGCCTATCTGCTGACCACGCCGGCCTCGACCGACCGGATCTTCGCCCACAAGTTCGCCGAGGCCGTGGGGTTCTCCTCGTGGGGGTTCTTCCTGCTGGGGAGCCCCCTTCTGGTCGCCTACGGGCTGACGATCAAGCCGGCCGGCGGCGATGCGGGCGCGCCCTGGGCCTACTACCCGCTGTTCCTGATCTTCCTGCTGGCGTTCGTGATGATCCCGGCGAGCCTGGGGGCGATCGTGGCGATCCTCGTGGCGAACGTCTTCCCGAGGCGCGAGCGGACGATCCTCGCCCTGGCGACGCTCGGCGCGGCGGCGGGCCTCTTCTACGTCGGCTACCGGCTCTGGACGACGCCCGGCGAGGCGCTCAGCGGCGACTGGCTCGGAGGGGTGCTGAACCGCCTGGCGTTCTGCCAGCACCCGCTCTGGCCCAGCCGATGGATGTCCGCCGGGCTGCTCGCCTCGGCGAAGGGGGACTGGCCGGGCGCCGCGTACTACCTGATGATCCTCTCCTCCCACGCCGGACTCGGGTATCTGACCGCCGCCGTGCTGGCGCGCGACCTCTATCGACGCGGCTACAGCCGGGTCCAGGGGGGGCGGTCGAAGCGGAAGCGGGTGGGCTTCCAGTTCATGGACGCCGCCTTCCACCGCCTCTTCTTCTACCTCCCCCACCCGATCCGGCTCCTGATCCTCAAGGACCTGCGGACCTTCCTCCGCGACCCGACGCAGTGGTCGCAGTTCGTGATCTTCTTCGGGCTCCTGGCGTTCTACTTCCTGAACATCCCCCGGCTGGGATACGGGGCGCAGAGCCCGTACTGGCGGAACCTCGTCAGCTTCCTGAACCTGTCGGTGACGGCCCTGATCCTCTCCACGTTCACCAGCCGGTTCATCTTCCCGCTGCTCTCGCTGGAGGGGCGGAACTTCTGGGTCCTGGGCCTGCTCCCCCTGCGACGCGACCAGATCCTCTGGGGCAAGTTCGCGTTCTCGGCGGGGATCTCGCTGATCTCGACCGAGTTCCTGGTGATCCTCTCCGACTTGATGCTCCAGATGAACCCCTGGATGATCCTGCTGCACGTCGGGATGATCGCGGTCCTCTGCCTGGGGCTCTCGGGGATCAGCGTGGGGCTGGGCGCGCGGCTGCCCAACCTGCGGGAGAGCGACCCGTCGAAGATCGCCGCCGGGTTCGGCGGGACGTTCAACCTGCTGGTGAGCCTGGTCTTCATCTTCACGATCGTCACGGCCCTCGCCGTGCCGTGCCACCTCTACTTCGTCGGCCAGGACAACCCCGAGTCGGCCCGCTACATCCTCTCGCGCGGGGGGCTCCGGTTCTGGCTCACGACGGCCGTGGTCGCCAGCCTGATCGTCGGCGCGGCGGCCACCATCATCCCGCTTCGGATCGGGATCAAGGCGTTCAACCGGATGGACTTCTGA
- a CDS encoding DUF2293 domain-containing protein, protein MNKTEANEQGMDSQTYQPGPTPDSVRAADGKVVAIPEGWALLPPGDAGLTRRVKAAGDHWIVQEKVGRRTFSRGVWAAAESIERIRAELEAERSTEGYARKREAASRRREQAQAEYVEDFHGAVVAFLGFHADHAGLADRLARAVADHATPVGSGTVARTERIPIERRAEAAVIAWMRHQTTGYDGMTIPRVKGKRREVRRLLARRSQELLQRYRSGEPVVDECPLERALADGVRGGTTEGGTEEATSA, encoded by the coding sequence ATGAACAAGACGGAGGCGAACGAGCAAGGCATGGACAGCCAAACTTACCAACCAGGCCCGACACCGGACAGCGTACGGGCCGCCGATGGGAAGGTCGTGGCCATACCGGAGGGCTGGGCGCTGCTCCCTCCGGGGGATGCCGGGCTGACTCGTCGGGTGAAGGCCGCCGGGGATCATTGGATCGTCCAGGAGAAGGTGGGGCGCAGGACGTTCTCCAGGGGCGTGTGGGCGGCGGCGGAGAGCATCGAGCGGATTCGGGCCGAACTCGAAGCCGAGCGATCCACCGAGGGCTACGCCAGGAAGAGGGAGGCCGCCTCTCGGCGGCGAGAGCAGGCGCAGGCCGAGTACGTCGAGGACTTCCACGGGGCCGTGGTGGCGTTCCTCGGCTTCCACGCCGATCACGCCGGGCTCGCCGATCGCCTCGCTCGGGCCGTCGCCGACCACGCCACGCCGGTGGGAAGCGGGACCGTGGCCCGGACCGAACGCATCCCGATCGAGCGGCGGGCCGAGGCCGCCGTGATCGCCTGGATGCGGCACCAGACCACCGGCTACGACGGCATGACGATCCCCAGGGTCAAGGGGAAACGGCGGGAGGTCCGTCGGCTGCTGGCCCGGCGGTCGCAGGAGCTGTTGCAGCGCTATCGCAGCGGCGAGCCGGTCGTGGATGAATGCCCGCTAGAGAGGGCGTTGGCGGACGGCGTCCGAGGCGGGACGACCGAGGGAGGAACCGAAGAGGCGACATCAGCCTGA